In Nitrospiria bacterium, the following proteins share a genomic window:
- a CDS encoding argininosuccinate synthase: protein MTAKIKKVVLAYSGGLDTSVAIHWLKATYRCEVIAFCADLGQGEDLEAVREKALATGASKVYTEDLREIFAKDYLFPMLRANAVYEGGYLLGTSIARPLIAKAQMEVARREKADAVAHGATGKGNDQVRFELAYLSIDPQIRIIAPWREWMLDSRQSLIDYARKYKIPVAATKAKPYSMDRNLFHISYEGGILEDPWAEPPEEMFQLTVSPQKAPDRHETIEIAYEGGNPIAINGKKFSPSGLITRLNERGGHHGIGRVDLVENRYVGIKSRGVYETPGGAILQTAHRAIESITMDREVMHLRDSLIPRYAESVYNGYWFSPEREMLQQAMDAAQKNVGGIARLILYKGNCTIAGRKSDRSLYDPELATFETDTVYNQRLAEGFIRLNALRLQQRVKKVK, encoded by the coding sequence ATGACCGCAAAAATCAAAAAAGTCGTTCTCGCCTACTCCGGGGGGCTTGACACCTCGGTCGCGATCCACTGGCTCAAGGCCACCTACCGTTGCGAGGTGATCGCCTTCTGCGCCGACCTGGGACAGGGCGAGGATCTGGAGGCGGTCCGGGAAAAGGCCCTGGCGACCGGCGCAAGCAAGGTTTATACGGAAGACCTGCGGGAGATCTTCGCGAAGGATTACCTCTTCCCGATGCTCCGGGCCAACGCCGTTTATGAAGGCGGGTACCTGCTCGGAACCTCCATCGCCCGCCCGCTGATCGCCAAGGCTCAGATGGAGGTGGCCCGACGCGAGAAAGCCGACGCCGTCGCGCACGGAGCCACGGGCAAGGGCAACGACCAGGTCCGCTTCGAACTGGCCTATCTGTCGATCGATCCGCAGATTCGAATCATCGCCCCGTGGCGCGAATGGATGCTGGACTCGCGGCAGTCGCTGATCGACTACGCCCGGAAATACAAGATTCCGGTCGCGGCCACAAAGGCCAAGCCCTACAGCATGGACCGGAACCTCTTCCATATCAGTTACGAGGGCGGGATCCTGGAAGATCCGTGGGCCGAGCCGCCGGAGGAGATGTTTCAGCTCACGGTCTCGCCGCAAAAGGCGCCGGACCGTCACGAAACGATCGAGATCGCGTACGAAGGCGGCAATCCCATCGCCATCAACGGGAAGAAGTTCTCCCCGTCCGGTTTGATCACGCGGTTGAACGAACGGGGCGGGCATCACGGCATCGGCCGGGTCGATCTGGTCGAAAACCGCTACGTCGGGATCAAATCGCGCGGGGTGTACGAAACCCCGGGCGGCGCCATCCTACAGACCGCACACCGGGCGATCGAATCGATCACGATGGATCGCGAGGTCATGCATCTGCGCGATTCCCTGATCCCCCGATACGCCGAATCGGTTTACAACGGCTACTGGTTCTCGCCGGAGCGGGAGATGCTCCAGCAGGCGATGGACGCCGCGCAGAAGAACGTGGGCGGGATTGCCCGGCTGATCCTGTACAAGGGAAACTGCACGATCGCCGGCCGGAAATCGGACCGGTCGCTTTACGATCCGGAACTGGCGACCTTCGAGACCGATACGGTCTATAACCAGCGCCTGGCCGAAGGTTTTATCCGGCTGAATGCGCTTCGATTGCAGCAACGGGTGAAGAAAGTGAAATAG
- the argF gene encoding ornithine carbamoyltransferase, with protein sequence MKPKHLLSLHDLAATELTGLLDRADRLKAERRAGNGPRPLAGKTLGLLFEKASTRTRVSFEAAVNQLGGSALFLSAGELQLKRGETAADTARVLSRYLDALVIRTFGQDHLEAWAAAASIPIVNGLTDLHHPCQALGDLMTIRERFGALKGLRLAYIGDGNNVAHSLIEGAAKTGIEIRVACPKGYGPDPLIVEASRIAARQTGARIEMTDDPRKAARDADILYTDVWISMGQEKEAKTRLKKFKPYQINDRLLSGAKPSAVVMHCLPAHRGMEISSDVMDGKQSIVWDQAENRLHIQKAILEWLLG encoded by the coding sequence GTGAAGCCCAAACATCTGCTCAGCCTCCACGACCTCGCCGCGACCGAGCTGACGGGATTACTCGACCGGGCCGACCGGTTGAAGGCGGAACGCCGCGCGGGAAACGGACCGCGGCCGTTGGCGGGAAAGACGCTGGGGCTGTTGTTTGAAAAAGCCTCGACCCGGACGCGCGTCTCGTTTGAAGCGGCCGTCAATCAGCTCGGGGGATCCGCCTTGTTCCTGTCGGCCGGCGAGCTTCAGCTCAAACGCGGCGAGACGGCGGCGGACACCGCCCGGGTCCTGTCCCGGTATCTGGACGCGCTGGTGATCCGGACCTTCGGGCAGGATCATCTGGAAGCCTGGGCGGCCGCGGCGTCCATTCCGATCGTCAACGGCCTGACGGATCTCCATCACCCCTGCCAGGCCTTGGGCGATCTGATGACGATCCGCGAACGGTTCGGAGCGCTCAAAGGATTGAGGCTGGCCTACATCGGCGACGGAAACAACGTGGCCCATTCGCTCATCGAAGGCGCCGCCAAGACCGGGATCGAGATCCGCGTGGCCTGTCCGAAGGGCTACGGCCCCGACCCCCTGATCGTGGAGGCCTCCCGGATCGCGGCCCGTCAAACGGGCGCCCGGATTGAAATGACGGACGACCCCCGAAAGGCCGCGCGGGATGCGGATATTCTTTACACGGACGTCTGGATCAGCATGGGGCAGGAAAAAGAGGCGAAGACGAGGCTGAAGAAATTCAAACCGTACCAGATCAACGACAGGCTGCTTTCGGGTGCCAAACCTTCGGCCGTCGTCATGCACTGCCTTCCGGCCCATCGGGGGATGGAAATCTCATCCGACGTCATGGACGGGAAGCAGTCGATCGTTTGGGACCAGGCGGAAAACCGGCTGCATATCCAGAAGGCGATATTGGAATGGTTACTGGGATAA